In a single window of the Chelonia mydas isolate rCheMyd1 chromosome 8, rCheMyd1.pri.v2, whole genome shotgun sequence genome:
- the RTCA gene encoding RNA 3'-terminal phosphate cyclase isoform X1 has product MDGDRVEIDGGVMEGGGQILRVSTALSCLLGLPLRVRRIRAGRSQPGLRPQHLSGLEMIRDLCDGQLDGGEIGSTEITFTPGKIKGGTHIADTKTAGSVCLLMQVAMPCVLFAASPSELRLKGGTNAEMAPQIDYTVLVFKPIIEKFNLTFDCDIKRRGYYPQGGGEVIVRMTPVKQLSPINLTERGTVTKIHGRAFVAGALPIKLAKDMASAAVRCIRKEIRDLYVNIQPVREPDNQAFGTGSGIIIVAETSTGCLFAGSSLGKRGKNSDRVGIEAAEMLLGNLRHGGAVDDYLQDQLIIFMALANGVSRVKSGPITLHTQTAIHFAEQLTKAKFTVTKSEDEDSTKDTYFIECQGMGMINSSL; this is encoded by the exons ATGGACGGGGACAGGGTGGAGATAGATGGCGGGGTCATGGAGGGG GGTGGCCAGATCTTGCGAGTCTCCACGGCTTTGAGCTGcctgctggggcttcccctgcgaGTGCGGAGGATCCGAGCTGGGAGAAGCCAGCCTGGCCTCAG GCCTCAACATCTGTCTGGACTAGAGATGATTCGAGATTTATGTGATGGGCAGCTGGATGGTGGAGAAATCGGTTCAACAGAAATAACCTTCACTCCTGGGAAGATCAAAGGTGGAACCCACATAGCGGATACCAAAACAGCAGG GAGTGTGTGCCTCCTGATGCAGGTAGCAATGCCGTGTGTGCTGTTTGCTGCTTCCCCTTCAGAACTTCGTTTAAAAGGTGGGACTAATGCTGAGATGGCTCCACAGATAGACTACACAGTGTTG GTCTTTAAACCAATAATTGAAAAGTTCAATTTGACCTTTGACTGTGACATAAAAAGGAG GGGCTACTACCCACAAGGCGGTGGTGAGGTGATAGTCCGAATGACACCAGTCAAACAGTTAAGCCCAATAAACTTAACTGAACGTGGCACTGTGACAAAGATACATGGAAGAGCATTTGTTGCTGGAGCCTTGCCCATTAAA CTAGCAAAAGACATGGCATCAGCAGCAGTGAGATGCATCAGAAAAGAAATCAGGGATCTTTACGTTAATATTCAGCCTGTTCGAGAACCTGATAATCAAGCCTTTGGAACTGGAAGTGGAATAAT TATTGTTGCAGAGACTTCAACAGgttgtctgtttgctggatcatcACTTGGTAAAAGAG GTAAGAATTCTGACAGGGTTGGAATTGAAGCTGCAGAGATGCTGCTTGGAAACCTTAGGCATGGAGGAGCAGTGGATGACTATCTGCAAGACCAG ctGATCATTTTCATGGCATTAGCCAATGGGGTATCTAGAGTGAAAAGTGGACCAATTACGCTTCATACTCAAACAGCTATACATTTTGCTGAACAGCTAACAAAG GCTAAATTTACTGTGACAAAATCAGAAGATGAAGATTCCACTAAAGATACCTACTTTATTGAGTGCCAAGGAATGGGAATGATAAACTCAAGCTTatag
- the RTCA gene encoding RNA 3'-terminal phosphate cyclase isoform X2, protein MIRDLCDGQLDGGEIGSTEITFTPGKIKGGTHIADTKTAGSVCLLMQVAMPCVLFAASPSELRLKGGTNAEMAPQIDYTVLVFKPIIEKFNLTFDCDIKRRGYYPQGGGEVIVRMTPVKQLSPINLTERGTVTKIHGRAFVAGALPIKLAKDMASAAVRCIRKEIRDLYVNIQPVREPDNQAFGTGSGIIIVAETSTGCLFAGSSLGKRGKNSDRVGIEAAEMLLGNLRHGGAVDDYLQDQLIIFMALANGVSRVKSGPITLHTQTAIHFAEQLTKAKFTVTKSEDEDSTKDTYFIECQGMGMINSSL, encoded by the exons ATGATTCGAGATTTATGTGATGGGCAGCTGGATGGTGGAGAAATCGGTTCAACAGAAATAACCTTCACTCCTGGGAAGATCAAAGGTGGAACCCACATAGCGGATACCAAAACAGCAGG GAGTGTGTGCCTCCTGATGCAGGTAGCAATGCCGTGTGTGCTGTTTGCTGCTTCCCCTTCAGAACTTCGTTTAAAAGGTGGGACTAATGCTGAGATGGCTCCACAGATAGACTACACAGTGTTG GTCTTTAAACCAATAATTGAAAAGTTCAATTTGACCTTTGACTGTGACATAAAAAGGAG GGGCTACTACCCACAAGGCGGTGGTGAGGTGATAGTCCGAATGACACCAGTCAAACAGTTAAGCCCAATAAACTTAACTGAACGTGGCACTGTGACAAAGATACATGGAAGAGCATTTGTTGCTGGAGCCTTGCCCATTAAA CTAGCAAAAGACATGGCATCAGCAGCAGTGAGATGCATCAGAAAAGAAATCAGGGATCTTTACGTTAATATTCAGCCTGTTCGAGAACCTGATAATCAAGCCTTTGGAACTGGAAGTGGAATAAT TATTGTTGCAGAGACTTCAACAGgttgtctgtttgctggatcatcACTTGGTAAAAGAG GTAAGAATTCTGACAGGGTTGGAATTGAAGCTGCAGAGATGCTGCTTGGAAACCTTAGGCATGGAGGAGCAGTGGATGACTATCTGCAAGACCAG ctGATCATTTTCATGGCATTAGCCAATGGGGTATCTAGAGTGAAAAGTGGACCAATTACGCTTCATACTCAAACAGCTATACATTTTGCTGAACAGCTAACAAAG GCTAAATTTACTGTGACAAAATCAGAAGATGAAGATTCCACTAAAGATACCTACTTTATTGAGTGCCAAGGAATGGGAATGATAAACTCAAGCTTatag